The nucleotide window GGATCATCTGGGAGTAGAATTAATTAAGGTAGACCCTGAATTTCTGCTCCCTTTAGCAACGGCTCTTTATGCTTACGGGTTTAACTATCTTCAGTGTCAAGGCGCTTATGATCTTGGCCCCGGTAAAGAGTTAGTCAGTTTTTATCATTTGATCAAAGTCAGTGATAATGCTGATCGTCCTGAAGAAGTCCGCATTAAGGTATTCTTGCCCAGAGATAACCCTAAAGTGGCTTCTGTGTATTGGATCTGGAAAGCGGCGGATTGGCAAGAACGCGAAAGCTATGATATGTATGGCATCGTCTATGAGGGACATCCTGACCTAAAACGGATTTTAATGCCCGAAGATTGGATCGGATGGCCTCTCCGGAAAGATTACGTTTCTCCGGACTTTTTCGAGTTACAAGATGCTTTTTAGGCTTGTAGGGTGGGCATTGCCCACCTTTTTAGTTAACAGTTAACAGTTAACAGTGATTAGTTTTTAGTTAACAGTGATTAGTTTTTAAATGTATTGATTCGTAATTGTTTTAAAGCCGGATGAAAAGCGTTGAACGTTAATTTTCTTTTTTGGGATAAAATAACAGTAAAAGGAATAATTTCTACCACACAATTACTATAGGCAATCACTTCTAACTCTTCGATAAAATCAGGAGTCCATAGATTTTCCTCAACAAAAATATCTTGACTTTTTAACCGATTTATGATAGCGGATCGCTGAATTCCCGGTAAAATACTCTCATCTAAAACCGGAGTCCACCAAGAGCCTCCTTTCCATCCCCATAAGTTGCCGGTAGAGGTTTCTAACCAATTTCCCTGACTATCAATTAAAATCGCCTCTCCTGCCCCGAATTGTCGTGCTTTTTCTAGGGCTAACCACGCTCCTAAATAGTTACCCGTTTTATGATCTGCCAAGGAACGTTGAAATAATTTATCCTCTGCTACCCATCCCATGATCCCCTGTTGTTGACGTTCTCGTAAATTGGGGGGTAAATTTCGTCCAGTAATCCATTCTCTCCCATCAGCAAACACCACAACCCTTAACACAGGGTAATGGATTGATAATTTTTCTGCTCCTTCTTTTAGTCTTTGCCAGTCGGGAAAAAGCCAGCCAAATCTCTCTAAACTCTGACTTAAGCGATCGCAATGACAACCCCAATGGGTTAAAGGATGATCCAAAGATTGATCATAGACTCGCACAGTAGTAAACACCGTTGCCCCATAGATTAATCCTGGATCGCTGACATTTAAAACCAGTGTTTCCCCTTCAATTAGTTGTCCATTATACCAAAACATGAGCAAATCTTAAAAAAATCTAAAATTTAGCGAAAAAATCTCAAAACATAGTGTATCTTGTTTTATCAAGAAATTTAAAAACCGCCAGCACCCAAACTTATAAAATCGCTGGTATATAACAAGCCCTAAACTCAGATCTCTGCCGGTCTGAGTTTAATATTATTTGAAAGTTAACTTTCTGGAATGTCCACCTAGTCAAATTCTGCTTATGCCTCTGTTACCTCTAGTCGAATCTTACCTAGAACAACTTAACCAATTACCTCCAGTAACTCAATTAAGCCCCGAAGAGGTGAGAACTTTATTGTCAATGAGGTATAAACTAGATCCTAATCATAAGATAACAGTAGGTGAAATATCAGAGCGTTTATTACCCAATTATTGGGCCCCAATTAATTTACGAATTTATACCCCGACGGGAACACCTCCTTTTCCCATAGTGGTTTATTTTCATGGTGGAGGTTGGGTATTGGGTGATCTAGACATGATGGATGGATTTTGTCGAGTTTTATGTAAAGAAGCGCAATGTGTTGTCGTTTCTGTTGATTATCGCCTTGCACCAGAACATAAATTTCCGGCTGCGGTAGAAGATGCTTATGCCGCGACTTTATGGGTGAGTCGTCATGTTGAGGAATTAAAGGGAAACCCCGAAAAAATTGCGGTTGCTGGAGATAGCGCCGGAGGAAATTTAGCGGCAGTGGTGGCGTTAATGGCTAGAGATAAAGGAGAATTTTCTCTCATTCATCAACTGTTGATTTATCCCGTCACTAATTATGGCTTTGATAACCCCTCATACAAAAAGTATGCCCAAGGATATTGGTTAACACCAGAAGATATGATTTGGTATTGGCAACATTATTTACCCTCTCCTGAAACGGGAAATAATGTTTTAGTTTCTCCCTTACAGGCTGAATCTTTAGAAAATTTGCCCCCTGCCTCTATTTATACCGCAGAATTTGATATCTTACGTTCTGAAGCTGAAAGTTATGCCGATAGATTACAACAGGCAGGAGTTCCGGTTTTAAGTAAGTGTTGTGAAGGGTTAATACATGGGTTTTTAGGTGTTCCTATTTTGCATCCTGTGACTAATCCGTTTGTATTAGAAATAGCACAAAATTTATTTAGGGCACTGAGAAATAAATCCTAACTCTGTTGGTTTTGTGGCTCAATTTAAACTCTGGGGAAATTACGCTAAAGCGCAACTACGAACCTTAAAAATAATTAAATTCCCCAATTAGCTGTAAAACTCTCAGATAGAATATTATAACATTTTCGCACGTCAATTAACCATGCAAACCACAGCAAGCGCCACAGATTCTTCTCAGAAAACCTTACATCATCAAATTGTGATCATTGGCGGAGGTGCAGGAGGAATAACGGTCGCGGCTCAACTTTTACGCCAAAATAGTAAGCTAGACATCGCTATTATTGAACCCTCAGACAAACATTATTATCAACCGGCCTGGACTTTGGTGGGTGGAGGAAAATATAATCTTTTAGATACGGTAAAAGACGAACAAGAGTGTATCCCCTCTCAGGCAAAATGGATCAAAGATTACGTCGAAAAATTAGATCCGGATAATAATTTAGTCATTACTCGTCAAGGAAGCCAAATTTTTTATGAATATCTCGTAGTAGCAGCCGGTATTCAATTAGATTGGCATTTGATTAAGGGTTTACCAGACGCTTTAGGGAAAGGGGGAGTCTGTAGTAATTATGCTTTTGAAATAGCTCCTTATACTTGGGAAGTGATTAATCATTTTAAGGGGGGTAATGCTATTTTTACCTTTCCGGCCACGCCGATCAAGTGTGCAGGCGCTCCTCAAAAAATTATGTATTTGGCGGATGATGCTTTCCGGAAAAATGGGGTACGGCAAAAGACGAATATCCTCTATTGTGCGGCGGCGGCCAAAATTTTTGCGATCGATGCTTATGCTGTATCTTTAATGAAGGTGGTCGAAAGAAAGGGAATTACCCTAAATTTTAAACATAATCTCAAAGAAATTAAAGCAGAGAGCAAAGAGGCGGTTTTTGATGTTACGACGGATGACGGTGTCCAAGAACTCACTCTTTCTTATGATATGATTCATGTCGCGCCACCGATGAGTGCCCCAGATTTTATTAAAAATAGTAAGTTAGCGACTCCTGCTGCTCCGAGTTTAGGGTGGGTAGATGTTCATAAATACACCCTACAACATAATGTTTATTCCAATGTGTTTAGTTTGGGGGATGTTTCCTCTTTACCTACGTCTAAAACGGCGGCAGCAGTACGGGGAGAAGCTCCGGTTTTAGTGGAAAATTTACTGTCTTTAATGAATAAACAAGCCTTAAATGCCAGTTACAATGGTTATACTTGCTGTCCTTTAGTGACAGGATATGGCAAGACTATTATGGCTGAATTTGATTACGACGGGAATCCGATTTCAACTTTTCCTATTGATCAAACTCAAGAACACTATACCATGTGGTTGATGAAAAAGTATGCTTTACCTTGGGTTTATTGGCATCGGATGTTAAAAGGCGAACCTTTTGAAGGTAATATTTTAAGGCAGTTACAGGGTAAAAAGTAAGTTGCTAGAATAAAGTAGGGTGTGTTAGCGCAGCGTAACGCACCTAAAATAAATACTTGTGTTACTAAAACAACTAGAATAAAGTAGGGTGTGTTAGCGCAGCGTAACGCACCTAAAATAAATGCTTGTGTTACTAAAACAACTTAATATGTTCATCCCAAAATTTATTTCAAATTGGAAAACTTTAAATTAAAGTTAATTAAAAAGGTGGGCAATGCCCACCCTACAAAAATGATTAAAGCTTAACGGTTACAGTTTTAATTTCGGTGTATTGTTGTAATCCGTATTCTCCTAATTCTCGTCCCATTCCGGACTGTTTAAAACCTCCAAACGGTGCAGCCATATCAAAAACATGATAACAATTGACCCAAACTGTGCCAGCACGGACATTATTAGCAATGGCCAACGCTTTACTAATATCTTTTGTCCATACGCCGGCAGCAAGGCCATAAATGGTTTTATTAGCCCGTTCTATGACTTCATCAAGGTCTTTAAATTTAATAATACTCATCACTGGGCCAAAAATTTCTTCTTGGGCAATTTGCATTTCATCTTCCACATCAGCAAATACGGTCGGTTCGATGAAATATCCGCGATCGCCGACGCGATGACCACCACATAATAAATTAGCCCCTTGACGCATTCCCGACTCAATATAACTCATCACCTTATCAAATTGATCTTGATCGACTTGAGGCCCTTGTTTGGTATTGGGATCAAACGGATCGCCTACGGTTCGCTGTTTGGCTTTTTCTACCGACTTAGCGACAAACTCGTCATAACATTTTTCTTCCACAAATAAACGAGACCCGGCATTACAACATTGACCTTGATTAAAGAATAAGCCATTATGCACCCCGGCAATGGTATAGTCTAAATCTGCATCGGCAAAAACAATACTAGGACTTTTTCCCCCCAATTCTAAAGTCACTCGTTTCAGATTACTTTTAGCCGCCGCTTCCATGATGATATGACCGACTTCCGTTGACCCGGTAAACGCCACTTTATCAATATCCCTGTGATTAGCGATCGCTGCGCCGGCGGTAGGGCCATAACCGGAAAGAATATTGACCACCCCTGGAGGAAAACCGGCTTCAATAATTAACTCTCCGACTCGTAACGCTGAGAGGGGGGTTTGTTCTGCGGTTTTCATGACGATCGTATTACCGGCAGCTAAGGCGGGGGCTAATTTCCACGCTTGCATCAGTAAGGGAAAATTCCAAGGAATAATCTGACCGACAACTCCCACCGGTTCATGACGAGTGTAGCAAAAATAAGACCCACTGATAGGAATTGTTTTTCCTTGAATTTTATCCGCCCATCCTGCATAATAACGATAACATTCGATCACCAAATGTAAATCAATATTTAAAGCTTCTGATAAAGGTTTTCCATTATCTAAGGATTCTAAACGGGCGAGTTCTTCTTTATTTTTCTCGATTAAATCGGCTAATTTGTAGAGTAATAATCCCCGGTCTCTAGCGGACATTTTCGACCAATAACTGTTATTAAAGGCTTTTCTAGCGGCGGTTACGGCTTTGTCTACATCGGGGGCATCCGCTTCTGCTACATCACAAATGACTTCTCCGGTGGTCGGATTTATTGTCTCGAAACGTTTCCCAGAAATACTCTCTACCCACTCATTATTAATTAATAATTGAGTTGGCCCTATTTTAATCTCTTGCTGTGGTTTGGCAATAGCGACCATAATACCCTCCTTGTCCTATTTTTAGGGGTTTACTTTAATTCTGTAACCCATTTGACTTTTTAGGAAAAAATTGTATAAAATTTTAACAATAAATTTTAATTTTGTTATTAAAATTATGGCTGACTTGGCTATTTTTTCCAAGATTTAAATTTTTAGGAAAATTAGTAGAAATCATTTTCTTGATCAATTTAAGTTAAAATCAAACAGGACTTACGATTCAAGAAAGTATGCAAACCCAAAACTGTCAAGCTATTTTTGAAAATGGTGTTTTACGCCCTTTAGATCCCCTTCAACTCAATGAAGGAGAATCTGTCACACTTATGATAAAATCTTCTTCCCGTTCCCAAACAAAACAGTTTCCCGAAACCGGACTAATTGCTCAATTAACCGCTAATCCCATCAAAATTGAAGATTTTCAGCCTTTGACAAGAGAAGAAGCCAATGAACGCTGGTAAATCTCAACCCTGCTTTATTGACTCTAATATTTGGCTGTATCGCTTTATTATCAACCCCAACGATGCTGACGCTATTGCCAGTTTAATTATTAATAATACTCTACAGATTATTAACCCATTTAAAAATTTAACCCCCTAATACCATTTTTCTTAAAATAGCACTAAGCTCAGACGCATTTAATTTTCATATCATTAAGAGGACAAATCAACCCTTAAAACCTTTTTCCGCAACCCCATTCCCCTTTTCCCACACCCTACTACAAAGAATAATTTAAATGCGTAACAGCTTAGGCATTTAGGTTAGGACATAAAAAAGACTGTTAACTGTTCACTGTTAACTGTTCACTGTTAACTAAAAAGGTGGGCAGTGCCCACCCTACAAGGAGAAATTGAGTTTTAAGGGTTAATTTTTTCCGTTCCCATTGCCATTATGATTGGCTAAGACGCTTTCGGTTAATTTGTCGGGAACTTCTTGTAAATGGTCAAATTCCCAGTTAAAGAAACCCACTCCCATTGTCAGCGATCGCAACTCAATAATAAAGTTTTGCATCTCTGCTTGAGGAAGATAAGCCGTTACTTGATCCCATCCTTTCCAGCCGGAAATTCCTTCATAACCGAGAATTTGCCCTCGTCGTCCCGTTATTAACTGTAAAGCTTTCGAGGTAAACTCACTGGGGGCAGAGACGGTAATGGATAAAATGGGTTCTAATAAAACCGGACTACATTGAGGCATTCCTTCCGTCATCGCTAGTCGGGCGGCTTGTTTAAACGCTTGTTCAGAACTATCAACGGAATGGTAAGACCCATCAGTGAGGGTAACATTGACATCCACTACCGGGAAACCTAATGGCCCATGTGATAAATATTCCCGCACACCGGTTTCTACCCCCGGAATATATTGTTTAGGAACAACACCGCCGACGATGGTTTCGTGAAATTGAAAGCCTTCTCCTCGGTTTAAGGGTTTAATATCGAGATAAACATCCCCAAACGCCCCATGACCGCCGGTTTGATGTTTATAGCGTCCGTGAACTTTGGTACTTGACCGGATGGTTTCTTTGTAGGGAATTTGGGGTAAATGAGTGGTCATCGGTAAGTTATACTTCCGGCGCAACCGGTCTAAAGCGACTTGTAGATGAATTTCCCCTTGTCCCCATAAAATGACTTCTCGCGTGTCTCCGTGTTGTTCCCAATATAAAGAGGGGTCTTCTTCTAACAACTTCGATAAGGCGCTACTGAGTTTAACTTCATCTTTGCGGTTTTCTGGGGTAATAGCCAAGGCATAAACCGGTTTTAAGGTGTCTGCTTTGGGTAGAGGTTTGATGTCTTTGTTAGTATTGGTTAAAGTATCGCCGGTTTGAATGCCTTCTAAACGACCAATAGCCACAATATCCCCGACAGAAGCCTCATTAATCGCCTGTTGTTGTTGTCCCATCAGAGAGTAAATACCCCCCGCCCGGACTCCATTGAGGATCATGCCATCGGTTAATTTTCCTTGCCATACCCGCACTAAAGACAGTCTTCCCCCTTGAGGTGTAAAGTAGGTTTTTAGCACTTGTAGAATGGTATCGCCATTGTCTTGGGGTTCAAGTCCTCGACGAGTCGCCGTTTCTTTCGGGGAGGGGGCTTCTTTAATTAGGGCTTCTAATAAGGGACGAACCCCATAATCTTGATCCGCCATTCCTAAGAAAACGGGAACGATTTGATCGGCACTCAGTTCTTTCTTTAAATCTTGAAGAATTTCGTCTTGGGGAGGGTCAATATCTTCTAGGAGTTCTTCTAACAGATGATCATCAAAGTCAGCTAAGGTTTCTAACATTTCTTGCCGGGCTTGGTGTTCCTCCTCTTTAAGGTCATCAGGGAGAGCAACCGGATCAGCCGGGCTGCCGGGATGATAATGATAAGCTTGTTCGCTAATGAGATCGATGTATCCGATCAGATCATGAGCTTGACGAATGGGATATTGTTGAGGTAAGAGGGGACGGCTAGACACTTGTTTGAGGGCGTGGAGAACTTCCATAAAGTTGTTAGCCGCCCGATCCATTTTATTAATAAAAACGAGGTGAGGGATTTCCCAATCATCTAAAAATTTGAACAACGGAGCAAGAGTTAATACCCGATCAACGACGGGTTCACAGACAATGATAGCTGCTCCTGCCCCCACTAAAGCGTTATAAGTTTCTTGAGCAAATTCTATTGATCCTGGGCAGTCGAGAAAGGTCAGGTTAATGTCTTGATAGGTGGTGTTGGCGGCGGAAACTTCTACACTCATCTGGCGATCGCGGGATTCTGCCGAACTATCGGAGACGGTGTTGCCCTCAGTCACTTTACCTTTGCGGGTGATCGCCCCGGTAACAAACAATAAACTTTCTAACAGTGTCGTCTTCCCACTTGAATAGGGGCCGACGATAGCGACATTACGGGTGTTTTCTATGGCTTTTTGGTTCATGATCTATCCCCAAGAACTCAAGTTTCATAGATCGACACTGCTTATTGACTAGACCTATTTCTTTAATAAACTGTGCCAATCTTTTCGGAAAATTCAAAGACAATTATTGTCCTTATGATTGTGAGCCTAACGTATTTTGGGGGCAAAAATACAGATCTTGCAACTTCTTTTAAAGCTTGCTTCACTTTTTGTTAAACAAATTAAATCTAGGTTAAGATCTATGAATTTCTTTGAATTTTTTTGAAGAGATTGGTTAAGTTTTAATAACTGATTCGTCGGGTTAAATCTCTTTTGGCCGATTGACTTTGACCCGCTTATCAGGGGTTTGTTTGGTGAT belongs to Gloeothece citriformis PCC 7424 and includes:
- a CDS encoding NAD(P)H-quinone oxidoreductase subunit J, with translation MVEENKPEETSPETAIIEAGPTSRWLTENGFEHESLERDHLGVELIKVDPEFLLPLATALYAYGFNYLQCQGAYDLGPGKELVSFYHLIKVSDNADRPEEVRIKVFLPRDNPKVASVYWIWKAADWQERESYDMYGIVYEGHPDLKRILMPEDWIGWPLRKDYVSPDFFELQDAF
- a CDS encoding aminotransferase class IV, which codes for MFWYNGQLIEGETLVLNVSDPGLIYGATVFTTVRVYDQSLDHPLTHWGCHCDRLSQSLERFGWLFPDWQRLKEGAEKLSIHYPVLRVVVFADGREWITGRNLPPNLRERQQQGIMGWVAEDKLFQRSLADHKTGNYLGAWLALEKARQFGAGEAILIDSQGNWLETSTGNLWGWKGGSWWTPVLDESILPGIQRSAIINRLKSQDIFVEENLWTPDFIEELEVIAYSNCVVEIIPFTVILSQKRKLTFNAFHPALKQLRINTFKN
- a CDS encoding alpha/beta hydrolase — encoded protein: MPLLPLVESYLEQLNQLPPVTQLSPEEVRTLLSMRYKLDPNHKITVGEISERLLPNYWAPINLRIYTPTGTPPFPIVVYFHGGGWVLGDLDMMDGFCRVLCKEAQCVVVSVDYRLAPEHKFPAAVEDAYAATLWVSRHVEELKGNPEKIAVAGDSAGGNLAAVVALMARDKGEFSLIHQLLIYPVTNYGFDNPSYKKYAQGYWLTPEDMIWYWQHYLPSPETGNNVLVSPLQAESLENLPPASIYTAEFDILRSEAESYADRLQQAGVPVLSKCCEGLIHGFLGVPILHPVTNPFVLEIAQNLFRALRNKS
- a CDS encoding NAD(P)/FAD-dependent oxidoreductase, which encodes MQTTASATDSSQKTLHHQIVIIGGGAGGITVAAQLLRQNSKLDIAIIEPSDKHYYQPAWTLVGGGKYNLLDTVKDEQECIPSQAKWIKDYVEKLDPDNNLVITRQGSQIFYEYLVVAAGIQLDWHLIKGLPDALGKGGVCSNYAFEIAPYTWEVINHFKGGNAIFTFPATPIKCAGAPQKIMYLADDAFRKNGVRQKTNILYCAAAAKIFAIDAYAVSLMKVVERKGITLNFKHNLKEIKAESKEAVFDVTTDDGVQELTLSYDMIHVAPPMSAPDFIKNSKLATPAAPSLGWVDVHKYTLQHNVYSNVFSLGDVSSLPTSKTAAAVRGEAPVLVENLLSLMNKQALNASYNGYTCCPLVTGYGKTIMAEFDYDGNPISTFPIDQTQEHYTMWLMKKYALPWVYWHRMLKGEPFEGNILRQLQGKK
- a CDS encoding aldehyde dehydrogenase family protein is translated as MVAIAKPQQEIKIGPTQLLINNEWVESISGKRFETINPTTGEVICDVAEADAPDVDKAVTAARKAFNNSYWSKMSARDRGLLLYKLADLIEKNKEELARLESLDNGKPLSEALNIDLHLVIECYRYYAGWADKIQGKTIPISGSYFCYTRHEPVGVVGQIIPWNFPLLMQAWKLAPALAAGNTIVMKTAEQTPLSALRVGELIIEAGFPPGVVNILSGYGPTAGAAIANHRDIDKVAFTGSTEVGHIIMEAAAKSNLKRVTLELGGKSPSIVFADADLDYTIAGVHNGLFFNQGQCCNAGSRLFVEEKCYDEFVAKSVEKAKQRTVGDPFDPNTKQGPQVDQDQFDKVMSYIESGMRQGANLLCGGHRVGDRGYFIEPTVFADVEDEMQIAQEEIFGPVMSIIKFKDLDEVIERANKTIYGLAAGVWTKDISKALAIANNVRAGTVWVNCYHVFDMAAPFGGFKQSGMGRELGEYGLQQYTEIKTVTVKL
- a CDS encoding antitoxin family protein, with translation MQTQNCQAIFENGVLRPLDPLQLNEGESVTLMIKSSSRSQTKQFPETGLIAQLTANPIKIEDFQPLTREEANERW
- a CDS encoding elongation factor G, with the protein product MNQKAIENTRNVAIVGPYSSGKTTLLESLLFVTGAITRKGKVTEGNTVSDSSAESRDRQMSVEVSAANTTYQDINLTFLDCPGSIEFAQETYNALVGAGAAIIVCEPVVDRVLTLAPLFKFLDDWEIPHLVFINKMDRAANNFMEVLHALKQVSSRPLLPQQYPIRQAHDLIGYIDLISEQAYHYHPGSPADPVALPDDLKEEEHQARQEMLETLADFDDHLLEELLEDIDPPQDEILQDLKKELSADQIVPVFLGMADQDYGVRPLLEALIKEAPSPKETATRRGLEPQDNGDTILQVLKTYFTPQGGRLSLVRVWQGKLTDGMILNGVRAGGIYSLMGQQQQAINEASVGDIVAIGRLEGIQTGDTLTNTNKDIKPLPKADTLKPVYALAITPENRKDEVKLSSALSKLLEEDPSLYWEQHGDTREVILWGQGEIHLQVALDRLRRKYNLPMTTHLPQIPYKETIRSSTKVHGRYKHQTGGHGAFGDVYLDIKPLNRGEGFQFHETIVGGVVPKQYIPGVETGVREYLSHGPLGFPVVDVNVTLTDGSYHSVDSSEQAFKQAARLAMTEGMPQCSPVLLEPILSITVSAPSEFTSKALQLITGRRGQILGYEGISGWKGWDQVTAYLPQAEMQNFIIELRSLTMGVGFFNWEFDHLQEVPDKLTESVLANHNGNGNGKN